The sequence below is a genomic window from Flavobacterium sediminilitoris.
AATTTATTATCTATTGTAAAAGGAACGAAAATTGAAGCTATTGAAAATAAAATTCCAGTTGTATTCAATTCAATTGATGATGATTCCTATTATGAAGACCTTCCAGAATCATCTTCAAATTCTCAATACATTTCTGTTTTATCGATAAAGCAACCTCTTTTTAAATACGATCAAATGTGTGGACCAATAGGAACCAGAACAATGATGCGTGTTTTAAAGGAATGGGAATCTAATGATTCTATTATTGGAGTTGTTTTTGATATTGATTGTCCTGGTGGACAGGTTTCTGGATTAGCTGAATTTTGTGAATTTATCTTCAACTATTCAAAACCTACCGTTTCTTTTACTGATGGTACACAGGCTTCTGCAAGTGAGTATGTTGCTTCTGCTTGCAATTATAAAATAGCTCATAAATATGCAGAATATTTGGGAAGTATTGGAACAATGCTCAAATATGTTGATTTAGATGGAATTCTAAAAAATGAAGGTGCAGTTATTGAAGATATTTATGCAACTGGTTCGTCAAGAAAAAATGAAGAACATAGAAAAAAGCAAAATGAAAATTCAAATGAATTGATTATTCAAAACATTTTGAATCCAGCTAGAGAACAATTTGTTTCCGATATTAAAAAGTTTAGAAAATCGATAGATGAAACTTTATTTGAAGGTCAAATTGTAAGACCAGAAGAAGCTCTTTCAAAAGGATTAATAGATGAAATAGGTACTATGCAAACTGCATTTGATAAAGTAGTTGAACTTTCAAAAGCAAAAAAACCAAGTAATAATTTAAATTCAAATAGTAATATGAACCAAAAATCTCTTCCAAAAGTGGAAGCAGTTTTGGGTTTAGATGCTCCGTTAGCTCTTAGTGAGAATGGGAGCTATTTAAACACGGAACAGTTAGACACTATCGAAAATCGTTTGGATGCATTGGAAACTGAAAATTCTACTTTGCAAACAACAGTAGCAAATGCTACAACTGAAAAAGATACTGCTGTAAAAGCAGTAACTGATCAATTAACAGAAGCAACAAATAATGCAGCTGCATTTGAAACTTCTGTAGATGCTGTACTTACAAACTTAGGTATGGAAGTAAAAGGCACAATCACTGAAAAGCTAACTGCTTTAAATACTAAAACGCAAGTTTTAGGAAAAGGAGATGGAGCTAATCATACGAACGTTAAAGCAGATGGAAATGCAACACCAACATTAGATTATGTTGATGCAACTGCTTCTCATAATCAAATTGCTAACTCTATTAAATAATAACCAATGGCAACAATTAATGTACAAGATGTCGCTAAAGAAGTAGGCGAATATGTAAAGAATAATACTGAAGTTATTTCTGCAGGTGTTTATTCGGCAGAAGTTACCCTTAATAAATACTGTAAAACGCTAACAGCTATTAAAGGTAAGTTTCCTCAGTTTCATTCTATCCTTACTAGAGTAGTTCAAGGATTTAAAGCAGAATGGCAGGAACTTGGTGATGCTCAATTCAAGCACAAAATGCTTCAAAATTATCATCACAAAGTTAATTTTCCTGTTATCCCTGCAGAAATTTTAAATAGTTGGTTAGCAGAATTGTATACTACTGGTAAAACAGCTGCAGAACATCCTATTTCAAAATATATCATGACTGAATTATTAGCTAAAGTTGCTGATGATTTAGAAGATTTATCTCAAACAGGAGTTAGAGATGATTTAAATGCTGATGGTCAATTTGGTGCTTCACTTGATGGAATTGCACAACAAATTGAAAATGCAATTGCAAATGCGACACATCCAGCATTTAGAATTCCATTAAACGCAATCACTCCTTCAAATATTTTAGATGAAATAAAATCATTTGAAAAGCAATTACCAAAGAAAACACGTAGAAAGTGTAAACACTTATTTATGAGTGATTCATTAGCTATGACATTTGCAGATCAGTATGAAAAAGAATACGGTACAAATGTAAACTATACTGCTGAGGGCAATATGAAAACACCATTGACTAAAATGGAAATTGTAGGTTTACCAAGTATCCCAGATGATATTATTTGGACAACGGTAGATGGGAACATGGTTCGTTTAATCGATGTGCTGGATAAACCAGCTGTAACTGAAACACAAGTTTTAGATTACAAATTAAAAATCTTTATGGAGTTCTTCCTTGGATATGATTTCTTAATCAATCAGTTGGTTTATGTAGCTGTTTTTGATGGTTCTGAAAAAGGATTGGAAAATGCAGCACAAAATACATTATACTATGATTCTGAAACTTTAGCAGTAACTCCTTAATTTTAGTAATTATGGCAAAAAATAATAAAAATGCTCCTTCTACGGAAGGAGCTACTCCAGAAGAATTAGAAGCTGCTAGATTAGCAGAAGCAGAAGTCAAAGCCAAAGCAGAGCAAGAGGCTAAGGAAAAAGCGGATGCAGAAGCTAAAGCCAAAGCAGAGCAAGAGGCTAAGGAAAAAGCGGATGCAGAAGCTAAAGCCAAAGCAGAGCAAGAGGCTAAGGAAAAAGCGGA
It includes:
- a CDS encoding S49 family peptidase; translated protein: MNSNLVSLLNSPWMITDLGASSLMPNLLSIVKGTKIEAIENKIPVVFNSIDDDSYYEDLPESSSNSQYISVLSIKQPLFKYDQMCGPIGTRTMMRVLKEWESNDSIIGVVFDIDCPGGQVSGLAEFCEFIFNYSKPTVSFTDGTQASASEYVASACNYKIAHKYAEYLGSIGTMLKYVDLDGILKNEGAVIEDIYATGSSRKNEEHRKKQNENSNELIIQNILNPAREQFVSDIKKFRKSIDETLFEGQIVRPEEALSKGLIDEIGTMQTAFDKVVELSKAKKPSNNLNSNSNMNQKSLPKVEAVLGLDAPLALSENGSYLNTEQLDTIENRLDALETENSTLQTTVANATTEKDTAVKAVTDQLTEATNNAAAFETSVDAVLTNLGMEVKGTITEKLTALNTKTQVLGKGDGANHTNVKADGNATPTLDYVDATASHNQIANSIK